The Candidatus Binatus sp. genome has a window encoding:
- a CDS encoding heme-binding domain-containing protein, whose amino-acid sequence MMFKTLFPIASLVGLAVLIVGCSSSQETATPAATASSSANAVSTDRQVNAILESSCYQCHSTGGSAPWYAAISPTHLAANSARGVLNFSDWQTYDAEKRSAELKSINHSVSAGSMPPGDYTMLDHSARLTDDEKQALLRWASQPAVPAP is encoded by the coding sequence ATGATGTTTAAGACTTTATTCCCGATAGCATCCCTTGTTGGTCTCGCTGTGCTGATCGTGGGCTGTTCAAGCTCGCAGGAGACAGCCACTCCAGCGGCGACTGCCTCGAGTTCTGCGAACGCGGTCAGCACCGACCGGCAAGTGAACGCGATCCTCGAGAGCTCCTGTTATCAATGCCATTCGACCGGGGGAAGCGCTCCGTGGTATGCGGCTATTTCGCCGACCCATCTCGCCGCCAACTCCGCGCGCGGCGTGCTGAATTTTTCCGACTGGCAGACTTACGATGCGGAGAAGAGATCCGCAGAGCTGAAGAGCATCAATCACTCCGTTAGCGCTGGTTCGATGCCGCCCGGGGATTACACGATGCTCGATCACTCGGCACGCCTGACCGATGATGAGAAACAGGCGCTCCTGAGATGGGCTTCGCAACCCGCCGTGCCTGCACCTTGA
- a CDS encoding type III polyketide synthase yields MHNPARNQPSAPKHPVLRSIGRALPENYYPQEVISAALWKEWHGSDEGRARFERLHRSVGVRGRHLALPMEDYRALDSFSKMNDKWIERATDLGEEAALSALSQAGLSPTDVDHIFFTTVTGIASPSIDAKLINRISMRPDIKRTPIFGLGCVGGAAGLARAADYLRAFPSHTALLVSVELCSLTLQLKDQSVANVIASGLFADGAAAVIVNGGERNNEPHWPRTIASRSIFFHHTEQMMGWHIGDAGFEIVLSAGVPDLVRNKLRQGVDSFLSDQGLSRRDIKHWIAHTGGPKVLQAMEAALEIPRCALARSWKSLASIGNLSSASVLFVAADFLESNVARPGDYGMLLSMGPGFCGEFVLLQW; encoded by the coding sequence ATGCACAACCCTGCAAGGAATCAGCCTTCCGCCCCGAAGCACCCGGTATTGCGATCGATCGGCCGCGCTCTTCCGGAAAACTACTATCCGCAGGAAGTGATTTCCGCGGCGCTTTGGAAAGAATGGCACGGGAGCGACGAAGGCCGCGCCCGCTTCGAGCGGCTCCATCGCTCGGTCGGTGTTCGCGGTCGTCATCTGGCGCTTCCGATGGAGGATTACCGCGCACTCGATTCGTTCTCGAAGATGAACGACAAGTGGATCGAACGCGCGACCGATCTCGGCGAAGAAGCGGCCTTATCGGCGCTCTCGCAAGCAGGCCTGTCGCCGACGGACGTTGACCACATTTTTTTCACTACCGTGACCGGCATCGCGTCCCCAAGCATCGACGCCAAGCTGATCAACCGCATATCGATGCGACCAGATATAAAGCGGACTCCCATCTTCGGGCTCGGTTGCGTCGGCGGAGCAGCCGGCCTCGCACGTGCCGCCGACTATCTGCGCGCGTTCCCGAGCCATACCGCACTGCTTGTTTCCGTCGAACTTTGCTCGCTCACACTCCAGCTAAAAGATCAGTCGGTTGCCAACGTAATCGCATCGGGGCTTTTTGCAGATGGAGCGGCGGCGGTGATCGTAAACGGCGGAGAGAGAAACAACGAGCCGCACTGGCCGAGGACAATCGCCTCGCGATCAATCTTCTTTCACCACACCGAGCAAATGATGGGCTGGCACATAGGGGACGCCGGCTTCGAAATCGTGCTGTCGGCTGGGGTTCCGGACCTGGTCCGCAACAAACTGCGCCAAGGCGTGGATTCCTTCCTCAGCGACCAGGGTTTGTCGCGGCGCGATATCAAGCACTGGATCGCTCACACTGGTGGACCGAAAGTGCTGCAGGCCATGGAGGCGGCGCTCGAAATTCCGCGATGTGCTCTCGCTCGATCATGGAAATCGCTTGCGTCGATCGGAAATTTGTCCTCCGCGTCGGTGCTGTTTGTCGCGGCTGACTTTCTGGAGTCGAATGTCGCGCGTCCCGGTGATTACGGGATGCTGCTATCGATGGGCCCCGGCTTCTGCGGCGAGTTCGTTCTGCTGCAATGGTGA
- a CDS encoding ABC transporter ATP-binding protein, with protein sequence MSLAEAPILEAIEISKNYGTRLALDNVSLAVRPGEIAGLLGPNGAGKTTTLSILATLLRPDHGRILINGKPPNTDRRGLGRMLGLVPQSLALYPTLSAAQNAWHFARMQGLSRDDATESCRRVLEEVGLRDRADDPMHAFSGGMKRLLNLACGIVHRPPVLLLDEPTVGVDLQSREQILTRIRHYADAGSAVIYSTHYMEEAERICDRVLLIDRGKLIAEGDLEKVISLGGGRPRIELTYRGQLPQGRFGRLAGVREIGAIGIEGRATLEMNSLAQVAEVLHGLRTLDVNVIDFNLHSPNLSDAFIALTGHTLRDQVL encoded by the coding sequence ATGAGTCTGGCTGAGGCGCCAATCCTCGAGGCGATCGAAATATCGAAGAATTACGGTACTCGTCTCGCGCTCGACAATGTCAGTCTCGCGGTTAGGCCCGGTGAAATTGCCGGGTTGCTGGGACCCAACGGTGCGGGCAAGACCACAACGCTCTCGATCCTCGCCACTCTGCTTCGACCCGATCACGGTCGGATTCTGATCAATGGCAAGCCGCCAAACACCGACCGGCGCGGGCTGGGACGCATGCTTGGGCTGGTGCCGCAATCGCTCGCGCTCTACCCGACGCTGAGCGCCGCACAAAACGCCTGGCATTTCGCCCGGATGCAGGGACTGTCGCGCGACGACGCGACCGAGTCCTGCCGGCGGGTGCTGGAAGAGGTGGGCCTCAGGGACCGGGCGGACGATCCTATGCATGCATTCTCCGGCGGCATGAAGCGCCTTCTCAACCTCGCCTGTGGAATTGTTCATCGGCCCCCTGTGCTCTTGTTGGACGAACCAACGGTAGGCGTCGATCTCCAATCGCGTGAACAGATATTGACGCGGATTCGGCACTACGCGGATGCCGGCTCGGCGGTGATCTACAGCACCCATTACATGGAGGAGGCGGAACGCATTTGCGATCGCGTGCTGCTTATTGATCGCGGCAAACTAATCGCCGAGGGCGACCTCGAAAAGGTGATTTCGCTCGGAGGTGGCCGGCCTCGCATCGAGCTGACCTATCGCGGCCAGTTGCCGCAAGGGCGCTTCGGCAGGCTTGCCGGTGTGCGTGAGATAGGCGCGATCGGAATCGAAGGCAGAGCAACCCTCGAGATGAACAGTCTCGCCCAGGTCGCCGAGGTGCTCCATGGGCTTCGGACTTTGGACGTGAATGTTATCGATTTCAACTTACATAGTCCGAATCTGTCTGACGCCTTCATCGCGCTGACGGGCCACACACTGCGCGATCAAGTGCTCTGA
- a CDS encoding ABC transporter permease: MLRALWLTAQNEARLLVKDPIVLFMLLFAPVVIITVAGYSLGSLYGGVANSFRLPVVNLDNGQVSDGIIQALHQERNLTLEMLDDPAEARRRVSQRDRTPIAMVIAAGTSAAVAAGRQPRLILFVDPVRRVEVNAIELRIGELCRRVTDQARATAQTQIESFAASGAPTLPGDLGFVEQPAIEGEAVAVNAFDQYVPGFGITFLLIGMMLGIALTLFDERDWGTLKRLQVSGAPVTGLLLGKLFARFIVGIVQMVLLFAVGWALFGITLGRNPLALLIPTVGISFAAAALGLVVASISRAHDSVMPLGVTVSMAMAAIGGCWWPLDFEPGWMRELARWMPTTWTMQAFNDLMIRNQPPSAALWPLAATVGIGTIFLGAGIIRFVSLND; this comes from the coding sequence ATGCTTCGTGCACTATGGCTCACCGCGCAAAACGAGGCTCGGCTCCTGGTCAAGGATCCGATTGTCCTGTTCATGCTGCTGTTCGCGCCGGTCGTAATCATCACGGTTGCAGGATATTCGCTCGGTAGTTTGTACGGCGGTGTTGCGAATTCCTTTCGGCTGCCCGTGGTCAACCTGGATAACGGACAAGTGTCCGACGGAATAATTCAAGCACTGCACCAGGAGCGCAACCTCACTTTGGAAATGCTCGATGACCCGGCTGAAGCGCGGCGCCGCGTAAGTCAACGCGACCGGACGCCGATTGCGATGGTGATTGCGGCGGGGACCAGCGCGGCAGTCGCCGCAGGACGTCAACCGCGGCTGATTCTATTCGTCGATCCCGTCAGGCGGGTTGAGGTCAACGCGATCGAGCTTCGCATCGGCGAATTGTGCCGAAGAGTCACCGACCAAGCGCGGGCGACGGCACAAACGCAGATCGAGTCCTTCGCGGCGTCTGGAGCGCCCACGCTCCCCGGAGACCTCGGATTTGTCGAGCAACCCGCGATCGAAGGCGAAGCGGTGGCGGTGAATGCCTTCGATCAATATGTCCCCGGATTCGGAATCACGTTTCTCCTGATTGGCATGATGCTGGGAATCGCGCTGACGCTCTTCGATGAGCGCGATTGGGGGACCCTGAAGCGCCTTCAGGTCAGTGGCGCTCCGGTTACCGGCCTTCTGCTCGGAAAATTATTCGCGCGTTTCATTGTCGGGATCGTGCAAATGGTGTTGCTGTTCGCAGTCGGATGGGCGCTGTTCGGAATCACGCTTGGACGCAATCCTCTCGCGTTGCTCATACCGACGGTCGGAATCTCTTTCGCGGCCGCTGCGCTGGGACTGGTGGTCGCGTCGATTTCGCGCGCTCACGATTCCGTGATGCCGCTGGGCGTGACGGTCAGCATGGCGATGGCGGCGATCGGCGGATGCTGGTGGCCGCTGGACTTTGAGCCGGGATGGATGCGCGAACTGGCCCGCTGGATGCCGACGACATGGACCATGCAGGCGTTCAACGATTTGATGATTCGCAACCAACCGCCGTCCGCGGCGTTGTGGCCATTAGCGGCAACCGTGGGCATAGGGACGATTTTCCTCGGCGCCGGAATCATCCGTTTCGTGAGTCTCAACGACTAG
- a CDS encoding NAD(P)/FAD-dependent oxidoreductase, which yields MASTLAASCVSAPASEIWDLVVVGGGPAGLAVAIVAAEQGLSVVVVERRDFPPDKACGEGVLPPGVQALERLGIANRFDHSTSFPFAGIRFIQENGSAAEALMPSHGMGIRRTVLVEALARRAEELGAVLRNRCSVTGYKATSSDAVVYTTEGEVFGRLVVAADGLHSSLRKASGLEAAPGSRRRFALRQHYKIRPWTDFVEVYVDAKGEAVVTPVSDESVGINFVWEDGAIEQPKIPVLANRFPALLARLGDAPAISSVRGAGPMARAATRRNTNRMVLVGDAAGFVDSISGDGLSIAFNSALILGRHLPEILKRGATRESMQAYEREARRVYRGYWFVTSALLMIARHPRARQTIINSLMRHPRAFSALMGGAMRMMVTAA from the coding sequence ATGGCTAGCACTCTCGCCGCGAGCTGCGTATCGGCTCCCGCGAGCGAGATATGGGATCTCGTCGTAGTCGGCGGCGGACCGGCCGGGCTCGCCGTTGCAATTGTAGCCGCGGAACAGGGACTCTCCGTGGTGGTCGTCGAACGCCGCGATTTCCCGCCGGATAAGGCTTGCGGCGAAGGCGTGCTGCCGCCGGGCGTGCAAGCTCTCGAGCGCCTGGGGATCGCCAATCGTTTCGATCACTCGACGTCTTTCCCATTTGCCGGAATTCGCTTCATCCAGGAAAACGGCTCCGCGGCGGAAGCGCTGATGCCCTCCCACGGGATGGGCATCAGGCGCACGGTACTGGTCGAGGCGCTGGCCCGGCGCGCCGAGGAGCTCGGGGCGGTATTGCGTAATCGATGTTCAGTCACTGGTTACAAGGCGACCTCAAGCGATGCGGTGGTGTATACGACCGAGGGCGAAGTTTTCGGGAGGCTGGTCGTGGCGGCAGACGGACTCCACTCGTCGCTCCGAAAGGCATCCGGTCTCGAAGCGGCTCCGGGCTCCCGGCGCAGGTTCGCGCTGCGTCAGCATTACAAAATTCGCCCTTGGACCGACTTCGTTGAAGTTTACGTGGACGCCAAGGGCGAAGCGGTGGTGACTCCGGTCTCCGACGAAAGCGTCGGAATCAATTTTGTCTGGGAAGATGGGGCCATCGAGCAGCCGAAGATACCCGTTCTAGCGAACCGCTTTCCCGCCCTACTGGCGCGGCTGGGCGACGCCCCGGCGATTTCATCGGTCAGAGGAGCCGGGCCGATGGCGCGCGCCGCGACTCGCCGCAACACCAATCGCATGGTGCTGGTCGGTGACGCGGCAGGATTCGTGGATTCAATCTCCGGCGACGGGCTGTCGATCGCGTTCAACTCGGCGCTGATACTGGGCAGGCATCTGCCTGAAATTCTCAAGCGCGGGGCTACCCGGGAGAGCATGCAAGCCTACGAGCGCGAGGCGCGCCGGGTCTATCGCGGTTACTGGTTCGTCACCAGCGCCTTATTAATGATCGCGCGCCATCCTCGAGCTCGGCAAACAATAATCAACTCGCTGATGCGCCATCCGCGGGCATTCAGCGCCCTGATGGGCGGCGCAATGCGAATGATGGTAACGGCGGCGTAG